One genomic region from Clostridium saccharobutylicum DSM 13864 encodes:
- a CDS encoding DUF5673 domain-containing protein produces MEISTILPILFIVAMDVILFVIDRRNKIIFRGRNKYGIIVPVMVAVFIVVTIASKSFVLNAYNIILLIAILPIAVLGNKSGLTEKGILLNSYVAIWQKIESYSLDEEASRYVLLYKTNAGVRRIYFKKENIEEVRKYLSRAINYKHYRR; encoded by the coding sequence ATGGAAATATCAACAATATTACCAATTCTATTTATAGTAGCAATGGATGTGATACTTTTTGTTATAGATAGAAGAAATAAAATTATTTTTAGGGGAAGAAATAAATATGGAATTATAGTGCCAGTAATGGTAGCAGTATTTATAGTTGTAACAATAGCATCTAAAAGTTTTGTTCTTAATGCTTATAACATTATATTATTAATTGCAATATTGCCAATTGCAGTTCTTGGAAATAAAAGTGGCTTAACAGAAAAAGGAATATTATTAAATTCATATGTAGCAATTTGGCAAAAGATAGAAAGCTATTCTCTGGATGAAGAGGCTAGTAGATATGTTCTTTTATATAAAACGAATGCAGGAGTAAGAAGAATATATTTTAAAAAAGAAAATATAGAAGAAGTTAGAAAATATTTATCACGTGCAATAAATTATAAGCACTACAGAAGATAA